Proteins found in one Deinococcus apachensis DSM 19763 genomic segment:
- a CDS encoding ABC transporter permease, with the protein MLRFAASRTLQSLGVLLVASVLTFSLIFLLPADPARLVAGPSASVETVNSIRRELGLDRPFAVQYAGYLGGLVRGDLGRSYKQQSTVSSLIASRVGPTFQLMLGAIALELLIGIPLGIWAALRRGRWPDRIVMGFAFLGASAPQFWLGLSLVYLLAYALNLFPLGGYGGLSHLFLPALTLGLGGAGWYARVLRSSMLDVLSRDFVRTARAKGVAPRGVILRHALRNAITPVVTMIGLDIGAFMGGVVVVESVFGWPGLGRLVWDAIRVVDIPVIVGVVIFSALVITLANLLADLVQLLIDPRTRYA; encoded by the coding sequence GTGCTCCGCTTCGCCGCGTCCCGCACCCTCCAGAGCCTCGGCGTGCTGCTCGTCGCGTCGGTGCTCACCTTCAGCCTGATCTTCCTGCTGCCCGCTGACCCCGCCCGGCTGGTGGCCGGGCCGAGCGCCAGCGTGGAGACGGTGAACAGCATCCGGCGCGAGCTGGGTCTGGACCGCCCCTTCGCCGTGCAGTACGCGGGCTACCTGGGCGGTCTGGTGCGCGGCGACCTGGGGAGGTCGTACAAGCAGCAGTCCACGGTGAGTTCGCTGATCGCCTCGCGGGTCGGGCCGACCTTTCAACTCATGCTGGGGGCCATCGCGCTCGAACTCCTGATCGGCATCCCGCTGGGGATCTGGGCGGCGCTGCGGCGGGGCCGCTGGCCCGACCGGATCGTGATGGGCTTCGCCTTCCTCGGCGCGTCGGCCCCGCAGTTCTGGCTGGGGCTGAGCCTGGTCTATCTGCTCGCCTACGCCCTGAACCTCTTCCCGCTCGGCGGCTACGGCGGCCTCTCGCACCTGTTCCTGCCCGCGCTCACCCTGGGGCTGGGCGGCGCGGGGTGGTACGCGCGGGTGCTGCGCTCCTCCATGCTCGACGTGCTTTCCCGCGACTTCGTCCGCACGGCGCGGGCCAAGGGGGTGGCGCCCCGCGGCGTCATCCTGCGCCACGCCCTCCGCAACGCCATCACGCCCGTCGTCACCATGATCGGCCTGGACATCGGGGCCTTCATGGGCGGCGTGGTCGTCGTGGAGAGCGTCTTCGGGTGGCCGGGCTTGGGCCGCCTGGTGTGGGACGCGATCCGCGTGGTGGACATCCCCGTCATCGTCGGCGTGGTGATCTTCAGCGCCCTGGTCATCACGCTCGCCAACCTGCTCGCCGACCTCGTTCAGCTCCTCATCGACCCGCGTACCCGCTACGCGTAA
- a CDS encoding ABC transporter permease, translating into MTTLPAAPSVRPRSARWRRFSRDRAALLGLALCLLIVLAALLAPWLAPHDPNYQFAEGLSLEGAPLPPGGAFPLGTDLLGRDLFSRLLWGARASLIVGVVANGVAVLIGVLMGALGGLWRGWVGTLVMRFTDVMLAFPVLLLAIALTAVLRPSLWIVTLVIALLNWVPVARVVYAQVVSLREREFVEAAQAVGASGTRILWRHVAPHLLPTALVWGSLGISTTVLLEATLSFLGVGVQPPTPSWGGIINESQSYLMTAPWLVMFPGLAILLTSLGFNLLGEGLRDALDPNGGG; encoded by the coding sequence TTGACCACCCTCCCCGCCGCGCCCTCCGTCCGTCCCCGCTCCGCCCGCTGGCGCCGCTTCAGCCGCGACCGCGCCGCCCTGCTGGGTCTCGCCCTGTGCCTCCTGATCGTCCTCGCCGCGCTCCTCGCCCCGTGGCTGGCCCCACACGACCCCAACTATCAGTTTGCGGAGGGCCTGAGCCTGGAGGGCGCCCCGCTGCCCCCCGGCGGCGCCTTCCCCCTGGGGACCGATCTGCTGGGCCGCGACCTGTTCTCCCGGCTGCTGTGGGGAGCCAGGGCGTCCCTGATTGTCGGGGTCGTCGCCAACGGGGTCGCCGTCCTGATCGGGGTGTTGATGGGGGCGCTCGGCGGGTTGTGGCGGGGGTGGGTCGGCACCCTCGTCATGCGTTTCACGGACGTGATGCTGGCCTTCCCGGTGCTGCTCCTCGCCATCGCGCTCACCGCCGTGCTGCGCCCCAGCCTGTGGATCGTGACGCTGGTGATCGCCCTGCTGAACTGGGTGCCCGTCGCCCGGGTGGTGTACGCCCAGGTCGTCTCGCTGCGCGAGCGTGAGTTCGTGGAGGCGGCCCAGGCGGTCGGCGCGTCCGGCACCCGCATCCTGTGGCGGCACGTCGCCCCGCACCTGCTGCCCACCGCCTTGGTGTGGGGCTCGCTCGGCATCAGCACGACGGTGCTGCTGGAGGCCACCCTCTCCTTCCTGGGCGTCGGCGTCCAGCCCCCCACCCCGAGCTGGGGCGGCATCATCAACGAGAGCCAAAGCTACCTCATGACTGCCCCGTGGCTGGTGATGTTCCCCGGCCTCGCCATCCTGCTCACGTCGCTGGGCTTCAACCTGCTCGGCGAGGGGCTGCGCGACGCCCTCGACCCGAATGGGGGAGGGTGA
- a CDS encoding SDR family NAD(P)-dependent oxidoreductase, translated as MSAASTNAGIRGKVAVVTGASSGIGEATALALAEAGAKVVLNARRQERLEALAGRIRDAGGEATVFVGDAADEGQARGMIQHATQTFGGVDILVNNAGLMLLGPVADADTEDWRRMINLNLLGLMYATHAAIPSMRARGGGHIVNVSSVSGRGASPTSAGYSATKWGVGGFSEGLRQEVRLHGIRVTVIEPGVVRTELTDHITHQETKTTYEGRIAQMTPLEPEDIAAAVVYAVTQPVRVNVNEILIRPLDQG; from the coding sequence ATGAGCGCAGCGTCTACCAACGCAGGCATTCGGGGCAAGGTCGCCGTCGTCACCGGCGCGTCGTCCGGCATCGGCGAGGCGACGGCGCTGGCTTTGGCCGAGGCGGGCGCCAAGGTTGTTCTGAATGCCCGGCGCCAGGAACGGCTCGAAGCCCTCGCCGGTCGAATTCGGGACGCGGGCGGTGAGGCAACCGTCTTCGTCGGGGACGCAGCCGACGAGGGGCAGGCGCGGGGAATGATCCAGCACGCCACCCAGACCTTCGGCGGGGTGGACATCCTCGTGAACAACGCCGGACTGATGCTCCTCGGCCCCGTCGCCGACGCCGACACCGAGGACTGGCGGCGGATGATCAATCTCAACCTGCTCGGCCTGATGTACGCCACGCACGCGGCCATTCCCAGCATGAGGGCGCGGGGCGGCGGCCACATCGTCAACGTCTCCTCGGTGTCGGGGCGCGGCGCGAGTCCCACCTCGGCGGGATACAGCGCGACGAAGTGGGGGGTGGGCGGCTTCAGCGAGGGGCTGCGCCAGGAGGTGCGGCTGCACGGCATCCGCGTCACGGTGATCGAACCCGGCGTGGTCCGCACCGAACTCACCGACCACATCACCCACCAGGAGACGAAGACGACCTACGAGGGCCGCATCGCCCAGATGACGCCGCTGGAGCCGGAGGACATCGCCGCCGCCGTGGTGTATGCGGTCACGCAACCCGTGCGCGTCAACGTCAACGAGATCCTGATCCGGCCCCTCGACCAGGGATGA
- a CDS encoding carboxypeptidase M32, whose amino-acid sequence MNELNTQLAQINDLLCVINVLNWDARTQMPPGGTETRGHQLATVSAIAQERLTAPALLTALEKAEANLSTLNDREARAVRQAREAVDLLSRVPEGLTRELAEAKNRAQAVWARAKGENDFAAFAPELERMVALNRRLADAIGFEEHPYDALVRQYEPGMTAGTLQTLFAGLRTGLLPLLNEIRAAPEPRADFLTRDYPEDRQRAFALEIAQAFGYDLTRGRLDASAHPFEISFTRQDVRITTRYRRDFLPGALFGTLHETGHALYEQNIDPALTRTVLASDLLGLYAVGGTSYGTHESQSRLWENRVGRSRAFWAHHFPRLQEVFPEQLADVTGEEFWRAVNRVRPSLIRVEADEVTYDLHIMLRVELEMALMDGSLRVADLPEVWNAKVNDYLGVTPPDFASGALQDIHWSAGLFGSFPTYTVGNVMASQFYAAARKGVPGLEESLARGEYAPLREWLTENVYRHGRTYSPAELLERATGQGLDPAPYLAYLRGKYAELYHLTPQGETA is encoded by the coding sequence ATGAACGAACTGAACACCCAACTCGCGCAGATCAACGATCTGCTGTGCGTCATCAACGTGCTGAACTGGGATGCCCGGACGCAGATGCCGCCCGGCGGAACCGAGACGCGGGGGCATCAACTCGCCACCGTCAGTGCCATCGCCCAGGAACGGTTGACCGCTCCGGCATTGTTGACGGCGTTGGAGAAGGCCGAGGCGAACCTCTCAACCCTCAATGACCGAGAGGCCCGCGCCGTGCGGCAGGCCCGTGAGGCGGTGGACCTCCTTTCCCGCGTCCCCGAGGGGCTCACGCGCGAGCTGGCCGAGGCGAAAAACCGGGCGCAGGCGGTGTGGGCGCGGGCCAAAGGAGAGAACGACTTCGCCGCCTTCGCCCCCGAACTCGAACGGATGGTGGCGCTGAACCGCCGCCTCGCGGACGCCATCGGGTTCGAGGAGCATCCCTACGACGCCCTCGTGCGCCAGTACGAGCCGGGGATGACGGCGGGAACGTTGCAGACGTTGTTCGCTGGGCTCCGGACCGGACTCCTCCCCCTCCTGAACGAGATTCGCGCCGCTCCCGAGCCGCGCGCCGACTTCCTGACCCGCGACTACCCGGAGGACCGGCAACGCGCCTTCGCCCTCGAAATCGCCCAGGCGTTCGGCTACGACCTGACGCGGGGACGGCTGGACGCCTCCGCCCACCCCTTCGAAATCTCCTTCACCCGCCAGGACGTGCGGATCACCACCCGCTACCGACGCGATTTTCTGCCCGGCGCCCTCTTCGGCACCCTGCACGAGACGGGGCACGCGTTGTACGAGCAAAATATCGATCCGGCGCTCACCCGCACGGTGCTGGCCTCGGACCTGCTGGGCCTGTACGCGGTCGGCGGCACGAGCTACGGCACCCACGAGAGCCAGTCGCGGCTGTGGGAGAACCGGGTGGGCCGCTCCCGCGCGTTCTGGGCACACCACTTCCCGCGTCTGCAAGAGGTCTTCCCGGAACAACTCGCGGACGTGACCGGCGAGGAGTTCTGGCGGGCCGTCAATCGGGTGCGCCCCTCCCTGATTCGCGTGGAGGCGGATGAAGTCACGTACGACCTTCATATCATGCTGCGCGTGGAGCTGGAGATGGCCTTGATGGACGGCAGCCTGAGGGTCGCCGACCTCCCCGAGGTCTGGAACGCGAAGGTGAACGACTACCTGGGCGTCACCCCGCCCGACTTCGCCTCCGGCGCCCTCCAGGACATTCACTGGTCGGCGGGCCTCTTCGGCTCCTTCCCGACGTACACGGTGGGGAACGTGATGGCCTCGCAGTTCTATGCGGCGGCGCGGAAGGGCGTGCCGGGGCTGGAGGAGAGCCTGGCGCGCGGCGAATATGCCCCCCTGCGCGAGTGGCTGACGGAGAACGTCTACCGGCACGGGCGAACCTACAGCCCGGCCGAGCTTCTGGAACGCGCGACGGGCCAGGGCCTCGACCCCGCCCCCTACCTCGCCTACCTGCGCGGCAAGTACGCGGAGCTTTACCACCTCACCCCTCAAGGAGAAACGGCATGA
- a CDS encoding dipeptidase, with the protein MMEEVLAYLDGKKDANLADLLTFGAIPSVSTDPESRGEVRRAADWLADRLRATGPLTVEVLDTPGHPVVYAEWLGAPDAPTVLVYGHYDVQPPDPLDRWESRPFTPTVRGERVYGRGVSDDKGPLLIPVQAAEAFFQTRGRLPLNVKFLFEGEEEVGSPNLAPFVREHAGRLRADVVLSADGGMWRADVPTLTVSSRGLTGLEFTLRGPSKDLHSGRHGGAVQNPLHALASLIAGLHDEQGRVAVDGFYDDVQELGEGERASLRALPFDEDVYRAEVGAPELVGEDDYSTLERLWTRPTLEVNGMWGGYTGEGTKTVLPSEAHAKITCRLVASQDPERVAQAVVRHLETHLPPGVTLDVRASDHGARAYRIPNNHPALLAARKVLTQVYGQPPLEVGMGGSIPICEVFQRELGLETIFFSFAVGDEDIHAPNEFFRVPRLYEGQRAWALLWQALAVREATPA; encoded by the coding sequence ATGATGGAGGAGGTTCTGGCGTATCTGGACGGGAAGAAGGACGCGAACCTGGCAGACCTTCTGACCTTCGGCGCAATTCCCAGCGTGAGCACGGACCCGGAGAGCAGGGGAGAGGTGCGGCGTGCGGCCGATTGGCTCGCCGACCGTCTGCGCGCCACCGGTCCCCTGACGGTCGAAGTCCTCGACACGCCCGGCCATCCCGTCGTCTATGCCGAGTGGCTCGGTGCGCCGGACGCACCCACCGTCCTCGTCTACGGGCATTACGACGTGCAGCCGCCCGACCCCCTGGACCGCTGGGAGAGCCGGCCCTTCACGCCGACGGTGCGGGGGGAACGGGTCTACGGGCGCGGGGTGTCGGACGACAAGGGGCCGCTGCTGATCCCGGTTCAGGCGGCAGAGGCCTTCTTCCAAACACGGGGAAGGCTCCCCCTCAACGTCAAATTCCTCTTCGAGGGCGAGGAGGAGGTCGGCAGCCCCAACCTCGCGCCGTTCGTGCGGGAACACGCGGGGCGGCTGCGCGCGGACGTGGTGCTCTCCGCCGACGGGGGGATGTGGCGGGCGGACGTGCCCACGCTGACCGTGAGTTCGCGTGGTCTCACCGGACTCGAATTCACCCTGCGCGGCCCCAGCAAGGACCTGCACTCGGGGCGGCACGGGGGCGCGGTGCAAAACCCGCTGCATGCCCTGGCCTCACTCATCGCCGGATTGCATGACGAGCAGGGCAGAGTAGCGGTAGACGGTTTTTACGACGATGTCCAGGAGTTGGGCGAGGGCGAGCGGGCGAGCCTCCGAGCCCTGCCCTTCGACGAGGACGTTTACCGCGCGGAAGTCGGCGCCCCCGAACTGGTCGGCGAGGACGACTACTCCACACTTGAACGCCTATGGACCCGCCCGACACTGGAGGTCAACGGGATGTGGGGCGGCTACACCGGGGAGGGCACCAAGACGGTGTTGCCGAGCGAGGCGCACGCCAAGATCACCTGCCGTCTCGTGGCGAGTCAGGACCCGGAGCGGGTCGCTCAGGCCGTCGTCCGCCACCTGGAAACGCACCTCCCGCCCGGTGTGACGCTCGACGTTCGAGCCTCCGACCACGGGGCCCGGGCGTACCGGATTCCCAACAATCATCCCGCCCTGCTTGCCGCCCGCAAGGTTCTCACCCAGGTCTACGGCCAGCCGCCCCTCGAAGTCGGCATGGGCGGCTCCATCCCCATCTGCGAGGTGTTCCAGCGCGAACTCGGCCTGGAGACGATCTTCTTCTCCTTCGCGGTGGGCGACGAGGACATTCACGCGCCCAACGAGTTCTTCCGCGTTCCCCGCCTGTACGAGGGGCAGCGGGCCTGGGCGCTGCTGTGGCAGGCACTCGCGGTGAGGGAGGCAACACCGGCATGA
- a CDS encoding SDR family NAD(P)-dependent oxidoreductase, whose product MNVRFDGQRVIVTGAAHGFGRAISLAFAERGATVWACDLNRDGLAMTEQQALERSVPLNVRVVDVSDCETVQAFVQEASGGERVDVLVNNAGGVLGQVGRPLEEISEDDWHAIFRVNVDGAFYFAQAAAPLMKARGSGRIVNISSGAGLGVSLTGIQAYASAKAAQIGLTRQLAHELGPFGITVNNVAPGFVRSNPTTERQWESYGEEGQRKLVEGIALKKLGTPDDIAHAVLFFASEYAGWITGQVLSVDGGK is encoded by the coding sequence GTGAACGTCCGCTTCGACGGGCAGCGGGTGATCGTCACCGGGGCGGCCCACGGCTTCGGGCGCGCGATCTCCCTCGCCTTCGCCGAGCGCGGCGCGACCGTCTGGGCCTGCGACCTGAACCGGGACGGGCTGGCGATGACGGAGCAGCAGGCGCTGGAACGCAGCGTGCCCCTCAACGTCCGCGTGGTGGACGTAAGCGACTGCGAAACCGTCCAAGCCTTCGTGCAGGAGGCGAGTGGGGGAGAGCGGGTGGACGTGCTCGTGAACAACGCGGGCGGCGTGCTGGGCCAGGTGGGGCGACCTCTGGAAGAAATTTCTGAGGACGACTGGCACGCCATCTTCCGGGTGAACGTGGACGGCGCCTTCTACTTCGCGCAGGCCGCCGCGCCGCTGATGAAGGCGCGGGGCTCCGGGCGCATCGTCAACATCTCCAGCGGGGCGGGGCTGGGCGTGAGCCTCACGGGCATTCAGGCCTACGCGAGCGCCAAGGCCGCGCAGATCGGCCTGACCCGGCAACTCGCGCACGAACTCGGCCCCTTCGGCATCACCGTGAACAACGTCGCGCCGGGCTTCGTGCGGAGCAACCCGACGACGGAAAGGCAGTGGGAGAGCTACGGCGAGGAGGGGCAGAGAAAGTTGGTGGAGGGGATCGCGCTGAAAAAACTGGGGACGCCCGACGACATCGCGCATGCCGTCCTCTTCTTCGCCTCCGAGTACGCGGGCTGGATCACCGGGCAGGTCCTCAGCGTGGACGGGGGGAAATGA
- a CDS encoding ketopantoate reductase family protein — MRLLVWGAGAIGGTIGAHLVREGHDVTFVDRAAEHVAAMNRSGLRIEGPITEFTVPATAATPESLSGQWDRVLLCTKAQDTEGAALALAPHLAPDGCVVSVQNGLNPLTLAEHFGPGRVLGSFVNFGADYLSPGVIHYGGRGAVVLGELDGRASERAQELYAAFRQFEPNAVLTPNILGYLWSKLAYGAQLFATALTNDGIADALAWPEYRPLYSEIAREVLRVATAGGIKLESFNGFDPTAFLPGASEETSQRSLDDMVTFNRKSAKTHSGIWRDLAVRKRRTEADAQLGPIVAFGEKWGVPTPLTARLIELVHDLEEGRRDFGTANLDELRAVMAVRV; from the coding sequence ATGAGGCTGCTGGTCTGGGGCGCGGGGGCCATCGGCGGCACCATCGGCGCGCACCTCGTGCGGGAGGGGCATGACGTGACCTTCGTGGACCGCGCGGCGGAGCACGTGGCGGCGATGAACAGGAGCGGCCTGCGGATCGAGGGACCCATTACTGAGTTCACCGTGCCCGCCACCGCCGCCACGCCCGAAAGCCTCAGCGGCCAGTGGGACCGGGTGCTGCTCTGCACCAAGGCGCAGGACACCGAGGGGGCTGCGCTCGCCCTCGCGCCGCATCTGGCGCCGGACGGTTGCGTGGTTTCCGTGCAGAACGGCCTCAATCCCCTCACGCTGGCGGAGCACTTCGGCCCGGGACGCGTCCTCGGCAGCTTCGTCAACTTCGGCGCCGACTACCTCTCGCCGGGCGTCATTCACTACGGGGGGCGGGGCGCGGTCGTGCTGGGGGAACTGGACGGCAGGGCGAGCGAGCGGGCACAGGAGTTGTACGCGGCCTTTCGCCAGTTCGAGCCCAACGCCGTCCTCACGCCCAATATCCTCGGCTACCTGTGGAGCAAGCTCGCCTACGGGGCGCAACTCTTCGCCACCGCCCTCACGAACGACGGCATCGCGGACGCCCTCGCGTGGCCCGAGTACCGCCCCCTCTACAGCGAGATCGCCCGCGAGGTGCTGCGGGTGGCGACCGCCGGGGGCATCAAGCTGGAGAGCTTCAACGGCTTCGACCCCACGGCCTTCCTGCCCGGCGCCTCCGAGGAAACCTCCCAGCGTTCCCTCGACGACATGGTCACCTTCAACCGGAAGAGTGCCAAGACCCACAGCGGCATCTGGCGCGACCTGGCCGTTCGCAAGCGCCGCACTGAAGCGGATGCGCAACTCGGCCCCATCGTCGCCTTCGGGGAGAAGTGGGGCGTGCCCACCCCCCTCACCGCGCGCCTGATCGAACTGGTGCATGACCTGGAGGAGGGGCGGCGGGACTTCGGCACCGCCAACCTGGATGAACTGCGCGCCGTGATGGCGGTGCGGGTGTGA
- a CDS encoding creatininase family protein: MRIEDMNWMQVEEHLTRDDRCVLPLGSTEQHAYLSLCVDNILPSKLAEEAAEPLGVPVFPVLPYGITPYFRAYPGSVTLRVQTYLAVVRDILDGLYEQGFRRILIVNGHGGNSPAQGFVGEWMADHPEARVKFHNWWNAPRVWAKVQATDPNASHASWMENFPWTRLEGVDLPDEEKPMTDLDRLRLLPPRELRDFLGEGNYGGRYQRPDEDMRAIWDVAVGETRELLEGGWGEDRTAAPVGFGRGQR; the protein is encoded by the coding sequence ATGCGAATTGAGGACATGAACTGGATGCAGGTCGAGGAGCACCTGACCCGCGACGACCGCTGCGTCCTGCCCCTGGGCAGCACCGAGCAGCACGCCTACCTCAGCCTGTGCGTGGACAACATCCTGCCCTCGAAGCTCGCGGAGGAGGCCGCCGAACCGCTCGGTGTGCCTGTCTTTCCAGTGCTGCCCTACGGGATCACCCCGTATTTCCGCGCGTACCCCGGAAGCGTGACATTGCGGGTCCAGACCTATCTCGCGGTCGTGCGGGACATCCTGGACGGCCTCTACGAGCAGGGCTTCCGCCGCATCCTGATCGTGAACGGGCACGGCGGCAACTCGCCCGCGCAGGGCTTTGTGGGCGAGTGGATGGCCGACCACCCGGAGGCGCGCGTGAAGTTCCACAACTGGTGGAACGCGCCGCGGGTGTGGGCCAAGGTGCAGGCCACCGACCCCAACGCCTCCCACGCCTCGTGGATGGAGAACTTCCCCTGGACGCGGCTGGAAGGTGTGGACCTGCCCGACGAGGAAAAGCCCATGACCGATCTCGACCGCCTGCGCCTGCTGCCCCCCCGGGAACTGCGCGACTTCCTGGGTGAAGGGAATTACGGCGGACGCTACCAGCGCCCCGACGAGGACATGCGGGCGATCTGGGACGTGGCGGTGGGGGAGACGCGCGAGTTGCTGGAGGGTGGCTGGGGCGAGGACCGGACGGCCGCTCCCGTCGGTTTCGGCCGGGGGCAACGATGA